The Micromonospora sp. NBC_01740 genome includes a window with the following:
- a CDS encoding alpha/beta fold hydrolase, which yields MTTRSRIPLPRTGHAKAAIGALAAVGVAAAGLAAGVATERALVRKLKADPTDRYAGEVFGEQRYDDSFRLEMPDGTDIHVEVVEPTRPVPGNPTVVLVHGFCLDMGTFHFQRELLAERGEHRIVAYDQPGHGRSGRLETGEYDLTALGRTLREVIDRTAPEGPLVLVGHSMGGMTIMAFAELFPELFGDRVVGTVLMATSGGLIAETKLVAPALLGRVGAPVLHMVGNVTRYGGPVIDRARRSTTNMAWLLTRKYGFGTRQPSPALVSYVETMNSRTSADTVTRYLRTLATHSRFPALAALADTPVLVVVGDKDMITPVTHSEEIVRRLPHAEFVKISDSGHVVMLEHADEVNEALVRFLEAL from the coding sequence GTGACGACCCGTTCCCGCATCCCGCTGCCGCGTACCGGACACGCCAAGGCGGCCATCGGCGCGTTGGCCGCCGTCGGGGTCGCCGCCGCCGGGCTCGCGGCCGGCGTCGCCACCGAACGCGCCCTGGTCCGCAAGCTCAAGGCCGACCCCACCGACCGGTACGCCGGGGAGGTCTTCGGCGAGCAGCGGTACGACGATTCGTTCCGGCTGGAGATGCCCGACGGCACCGACATCCACGTCGAGGTGGTGGAGCCGACCCGGCCCGTGCCCGGCAACCCGACCGTGGTGCTGGTGCACGGCTTCTGCCTGGACATGGGCACCTTCCACTTCCAGCGCGAGCTGCTCGCCGAGCGGGGCGAGCACCGGATCGTCGCCTACGACCAGCCCGGGCACGGCCGGTCGGGGCGGCTGGAGACCGGCGAGTACGACCTGACCGCGCTCGGCCGGACGCTGCGCGAGGTGATCGACCGGACCGCCCCGGAGGGGCCGCTGGTGCTGGTCGGCCACTCGATGGGCGGAATGACCATCATGGCGTTCGCCGAGCTGTTTCCGGAGCTGTTCGGCGACCGGGTCGTGGGCACCGTGCTGATGGCCACCTCGGGCGGCCTGATCGCCGAGACCAAGCTGGTCGCGCCCGCCCTGCTCGGCCGGGTCGGCGCGCCGGTGCTGCACATGGTCGGCAACGTCACCCGCTACGGCGGGCCGGTGATCGACCGGGCGCGCAGGTCCACCACCAACATGGCCTGGCTGCTCACCCGCAAGTACGGCTTCGGCACCCGCCAGCCCAGCCCGGCCCTGGTGTCGTACGTCGAGACGATGAACTCCCGCACCTCCGCCGACACGGTGACGCGCTACCTGCGGACGCTGGCCACGCACTCCCGGTTCCCGGCGCTCGCCGCGCTGGCGGACACCCCCGTGCTGGTGGTCGTCGGCGACAAGGACATGATCACCCCCGTGACGCACTCCGAGGAGATCGTCCGGCGACTGCCGCACGCCGAGTTCGTCAAGATCTCCGACAGCGGGCACGTGGTGATGCTGGAGCACGCCGACGAGGTCAACGAGGCGCTGGTCCGGTTCCTGGAGGCGTTGTGA
- the alr gene encoding alanine racemase: MWQAEVRVDLDAIRENVSRLRSGTAAELMAVVKGDGYGHGMVPAARAALDAGADWLGVCTLDEALTLRRAGITAPVLAWLLAPGLPLHEGVAAGVDLGVASLPQLDEMVAAGRAAGRPARLHLKIDTGLARGGATVADWPALLDAAAKAQADGLVEVVGVWSHFVYADSPGHPTIDRQIAVFHEGIGMAEQAGLRPRYRHLANSAATLTRPDTHFDLVRPGLAVYGLSPVAGERYGLRPAMTARARVMLTKRVPAGSGVSYGHTYTTERAANLAVVPLGYADGVPRHASNSGPVQLGGKRRTISGRVCMDQFVLDCGDDPVAAGDEVTLFGSGADGGPTADDWAEAVGTINYEIVTRFGSTRVPRVYDGERP; the protein is encoded by the coding sequence ATGTGGCAGGCCGAGGTACGCGTGGACCTGGACGCGATCCGCGAGAACGTGAGCCGGCTGAGGTCCGGCACCGCCGCCGAGCTGATGGCGGTGGTGAAGGGCGACGGCTACGGCCACGGCATGGTCCCGGCCGCCCGCGCCGCCCTCGACGCCGGAGCCGACTGGCTGGGGGTCTGCACGCTGGACGAGGCGCTCACGCTGCGCCGGGCCGGGATCACCGCGCCGGTGCTGGCCTGGCTCCTCGCGCCCGGGCTGCCGCTGCACGAGGGCGTCGCCGCCGGGGTCGACCTCGGCGTCGCCAGCCTGCCCCAGCTCGACGAGATGGTCGCGGCGGGCCGCGCCGCCGGTCGGCCGGCCCGGCTGCACCTCAAGATCGACACCGGGCTGGCCCGGGGCGGCGCGACCGTCGCCGACTGGCCGGCCCTGCTCGATGCCGCCGCCAAGGCGCAGGCCGACGGCCTGGTCGAGGTGGTCGGGGTGTGGAGCCACTTCGTGTACGCGGACTCGCCCGGCCACCCGACCATCGACCGTCAGATCGCCGTCTTCCACGAGGGGATCGGCATGGCCGAACAGGCCGGCCTTCGGCCGCGCTACCGGCACCTGGCCAACTCGGCGGCCACCCTGACCCGGCCCGACACCCACTTCGACCTGGTCCGGCCCGGGCTGGCCGTGTACGGCCTCTCCCCGGTGGCCGGCGAGCGCTACGGGCTGCGCCCGGCGATGACCGCCCGCGCCCGGGTGATGCTGACCAAGCGCGTCCCCGCCGGTTCCGGCGTCTCGTACGGGCACACCTACACCACCGAGCGGGCGGCGAACCTCGCGGTGGTGCCGCTCGGCTACGCCGACGGGGTGCCCCGGCACGCCTCGAACAGCGGCCCGGTGCAGCTCGGCGGCAAGCGCCGGACGATCTCGGGCCGGGTCTGCATGGACCAGTTCGTGCTCGACTGCGGCGACGACCCGGTGGCCGCCGGCGACGAGGTCACCCTCTTCGGCAGCGGCGCCGACGGCGGGCCCACCGCCGACGACTGGGCCGAGGCGGTCGGCACCATCAACTACGAGATCGTCACGCGGTTCGGCAGCACCCGGGTGCCCCGCGTCTACGACGGCGAGCGCCCGTGA